The Herpetosiphonaceae bacterium genome includes a window with the following:
- a CDS encoding deoxynucleoside kinase — translation MATEPHTRRHYVSIAGNIGVGKSTLVGILADVFGWQPYYELVADHPYLDDYYADRERWGFHSQIWFLSQRFEQQQEIADTPISVVQDRSMYEDYEVFVKGLLEQGILSHRDFRTYRRLYQALTHSVAPPTLMIYLRANVTTLTKRINGRARSSESTIPRSYLEHLNRRYEEWLRRFDLCPVVTIETDDLDVVNVAEDRQQVIDTLRSVLGMRGEAEMQLNLPGIDRAALIG, via the coding sequence GTGGCGACGGAACCACATACGCGGCGGCATTACGTCAGTATTGCCGGAAATATCGGTGTCGGCAAGTCGACGCTGGTCGGCATCCTGGCGGATGTGTTCGGCTGGCAGCCCTACTACGAGCTGGTCGCCGACCATCCGTATCTGGATGACTACTACGCCGACCGTGAGCGCTGGGGCTTTCACTCGCAAATCTGGTTTTTGTCGCAGCGCTTCGAGCAGCAGCAGGAGATTGCCGACACGCCGATCTCGGTCGTGCAAGATCGCTCGATGTACGAGGACTACGAGGTTTTCGTCAAAGGCTTGCTGGAGCAGGGCATTCTCTCGCACCGCGATTTTCGCACCTATCGGCGGCTGTACCAGGCGCTCACCCACTCGGTCGCGCCGCCGACTCTGATGATCTATCTGCGCGCCAACGTCACAACCCTGACAAAGCGGATCAATGGCCGGGCGCGATCGTCCGAGAGCACGATCCCGCGCTCGTACCTGGAGCATCTTAACCGGCGCTACGAGGAGTGGCTGCGGCGCTTCGATCTCTGCCCCGTGGTGACGATCGAAACCGACGATCTGGATGTGGTGAATGTGGCCGAGGATCGCCAGCAGGTGATCGACACGCTGCGCTCGGTGCTGGGCATGCGCGGCGAGGCCGAGATGCAGCTTAATTTGCCCGGCATCGACCGGGCGGCGCTGATCGGCTGA
- a CDS encoding trypsin-like serine protease: MRRTMIVVLSLVAALLATIAPARAITYGELDGNRHPNVGAIVAEWRPSGEKDLLCSGTLISPTVFLTAAHCTAFLESRGISEVWVTFDSHFDPATATLYPGVMYTNPAYSQRQDDTGDIAVIVLDQPITHLTPARLPTAGLFDQMAAQNGLKDQTFTAVGYGTLEPTRGNGRPVFTDNVDRRMSTSRFNALNKTFMRLSQNNATGDSGTCYGDSGGPNFLGTTDIIAGITITGDIQCWATNVIYRLDTQSTRDFLSSFVALP; encoded by the coding sequence ATGCGGAGAACTATGATCGTCGTCCTGTCGCTTGTTGCCGCGCTGCTCGCCACGATCGCGCCCGCCAGAGCGATCACCTATGGCGAGCTAGACGGCAATCGTCACCCCAATGTCGGCGCGATCGTCGCGGAGTGGCGTCCGTCCGGCGAGAAAGACCTGCTGTGCTCCGGCACGCTGATCTCGCCGACGGTGTTTCTAACGGCTGCGCACTGCACCGCCTTTCTTGAGTCGCGCGGCATTAGCGAGGTGTGGGTTACGTTCGACTCGCACTTCGATCCGGCGACGGCGACGCTGTATCCCGGCGTGATGTACACCAACCCGGCCTACAGCCAGCGCCAGGATGATACCGGCGACATCGCCGTGATCGTCCTCGATCAGCCGATAACCCATCTGACGCCCGCTCGCCTGCCAACCGCTGGACTGTTCGATCAGATGGCGGCACAGAACGGGCTGAAGGACCAGACCTTCACCGCCGTGGGCTATGGCACGCTGGAGCCAACGCGGGGCAATGGTCGTCCGGTCTTCACCGACAATGTCGATCGGCGCATGTCCACATCGCGCTTCAACGCGCTCAACAAGACCTTTATGCGCCTCTCGCAGAACAATGCCACGGGCGATAGCGGCACCTGCTACGGCGATTCGGGCGGTCCCAACTTCCTCGGCACCACCGACATCATCGCCGGCATCACCATTACCGGCGACATCCAGTGCTGGGCAACCAACGTGATCTACCGCCTCGATACCCAGTCGACGCGCGATTTCCTCAGCAGCTTTGTAGCGCTGCCCTAG